A region of Enoplosus armatus isolate fEnoArm2 chromosome 14, fEnoArm2.hap1, whole genome shotgun sequence DNA encodes the following proteins:
- the elovl8a gene encoding ELOVL fatty acid elongase 8a translates to MKVSPARVDPSQGNPSLTVWQKLQLFYQGILENGDKRTDSWPLVYSPVPISCVFLCYLVIIWVGPKLMAKRQPVNLKPVLIVYNFAMVCLSAYMFYEFAASSWLARYSLRCQPVDYSNSPLAMRMAKVCWWFYFSKVIELSDTMFFILRKKNSQLTFLHVYHHATMIFNWWAGVKYVAGGQSFLIGLINSLVHVVMYLYYGLAALGPSMSKYLWWKHYLTSLQLLQFFIITIHTTYNLFADCDFPDSMNVVVLAYSLSLIALFSNFYYHSYLPKKKGKKT, encoded by the exons ATGAAAGTTTCTCCTGCTCGTGTGGATCCATCTCAGGGTAATCCATCTCTCACTGTGTGGCAGAAATTACAGTTATTCTACCAAGGGATTCTGGAAAATGGAG ACAAGAGGACAGACAGCTGGCCGCTGGTCTACTCTCCTGTGCCAATCAgctgtgtctttctgtgctACCTGGTCATTATATGGGTGGGGCCAAAGCTGATGGCGAAAAGGCAGCCGGTCAACCTTAAACCCGTCCTGATAGTTTACAACTTTGCCATGGTCTGCCTGTCTGCATACATGTTCTATGAG TTCGCAGCCTCTTCTTGGTTGGCTAGATACAGCCTGCGGTGCCAGCCAGTCGACTACAGCAACAGCCCACTGGCCATGAGG ATGGCTAAAGTGTGCTGGTGGTTCTACTTCTCCAAAGTTATAGAGCTCAGTGACACT ATGTTTTTCATCCTGAGGAAGAAGAACAGTCAGCTGACCTTCCTCCATGTCTACCATCACGCCACCATGATCTTCAACTGGTGGGCCGGGGTTAAATATGTGGCCGGCGGCCAGT CTTTCCTGATTGGTCTGATCAACTCCCTGGTCCATGTAGTGATGTATCTGTACTACGGCCTGGCAGCTTTGGGACCGAGCATGTCCAAATACCTCTGGTGGAAACACTACCTCACCTCCCTGCAGCTG ctccagTTTTTCATAATAACCATCCACACCACCTACAACCTGTTTGCTGACTGCGACTTCCCTGACTCCATGAACGTGGTTGTGCTGGCCTACTCTCTCAGCCTCATCGCTCTCTTCAGTAACTTCTACTACCACAGCTACCTCCCCAAGAAGAAGGGCAAGAAGACGTAG
- the LOC139296896 gene encoding gastrotropin-like, whose translation MQMREVARGVQYINREQSQFRYLAFPSACLSISALAPPPTKTPTKMAFAGRWETETQEGYEDFCKLLGIPDDIIEKGRDYKLITEVTQSGNDFTWTQIYPTNAKVTNKFTVGKECDMETIGGKKFKATVCMEGGKLSVAFPNYHHTSEISGGKLVETSKAGSVVLKRTSKKI comes from the exons ATGCAGATGAGGGAGGTGGCGAGAGGCGTACAGTATATAAACAGGGAGCAGTCTCAGTTTCGGTACCTTGCTTTTCCCTCAGCTTGCCTCAGCATCTCTGCTCTCGCGCCTCCACCCACCAAAACACCTACAAAAATGGCCTTCGCCGGAAGATGGGAAACTGAGACCCAGGAGGGATACGAAGACTTCTGCAAACTGCTCG GTatccctgatgacatcattgaGAAGGGCCGTGACTACAAGCTGATCACTGAGGTCACTCAGAGCGGCAACGACTTCACCTGGACCCAGATCTACCCCACAAACGCCAAGGTCACCAACAAGTTCACCGTCGGCAAGGAGTGCGACATGGAGACCATCGGAGGAAAGAAATTCAAG GCCACGGTGTGCATGGAGGGAGGCAAGCTGAGCGTGGCCTTCCCCAACTACCACCACACCTCCGAGATCAGCGGCGGCAAGCTCGTCGAG ACCTCCAAAGCCGGCTCTGTAGTGCTGAAGAGAACCAGCAAGAAGATCTAA